The following proteins are co-located in the Micromonospora viridifaciens genome:
- a CDS encoding PadR family transcriptional regulator gives MAETGVNPTAAALLGLLHDGPMTGGQLMAAAERRLAPYWSMTRSQVYRELPVLAEKGLVRLGKPGPRMSQPYAITAAGKRTFSKWLAENPGKDTIRNPVALRIAFGGLHSANQLKNLYATANEYHTEALAAAREQVKNAKKEGETYDASALEFAVAYHKAALSWLKSAPATPAAS, from the coding sequence ATGGCGGAAACCGGAGTCAATCCGACGGCGGCGGCCCTGCTCGGGCTGCTGCACGACGGCCCGATGACAGGCGGCCAACTCATGGCCGCCGCGGAGCGGCGGCTGGCGCCGTACTGGTCGATGACGCGCAGCCAGGTCTACCGGGAGCTACCGGTGCTGGCGGAGAAGGGTCTGGTGCGGCTCGGCAAGCCCGGGCCGCGGATGAGCCAGCCGTACGCGATCACGGCCGCCGGAAAACGGACATTCTCCAAGTGGTTGGCGGAAAATCCGGGCAAGGACACCATCCGTAACCCGGTCGCGCTGCGGATCGCCTTCGGCGGCCTGCACTCGGCGAACCAGCTCAAGAACCTGTACGCCACGGCGAACGAGTACCACACCGAGGCCCTCGCGGCGGCGCGCGAGCAGGTCAAGAACGCCAAGAAGGAAGGCGAGACGTACGACGCCAGCGCGCTGGAGTTCGCCGTCGCCTACCACAAGGCGGCCCTGTCCTGGCTGAAGAGCGCCCCGGCCACCCCGGCCGCGAGCTGA
- the pruA gene encoding L-glutamate gamma-semialdehyde dehydrogenase, whose protein sequence is MDAVFSVPEPRNEPVHTYEPGSADRERLQRRLTELAATQIELPMTIAGEQRMAGGDPIKVVQPHKHAHVLGITGHATHDDARAAVTAAKDAAPMWRALPFEERAAIFLRAADLLSGPWRDTLNAATMLGQSKTVVQAEIDSACEFIDFLRFNVYFARNLLAEQPMSSPGVWNRFDHRPLEGFVYAVTPFNFTAIAGNLPSAPALLGNTVVWKPGPTQQFAAHFTMRLFEAAGLPPGVINMVTGRGEEVSDVVLADPDLAGIHFTGSTKVFQHLWRTVGENIARYRGYPRLVGETGGKDFVVAHTSADVDALHTALIRGAYEYQGQKCSAASRAYIPRSIWEGGLRDRLAATADSLTYGDVTDFSNFGGAVIDDKAFGRHTAALELIKGDDSCRILAGGTADDSVGYFVRPTLFECSDAGHETFTTEYFGPILGVHVFDDARFDEVVAQAESIAPYALTGSIFATDRRVVDQVAEKMRYAAGNFYINDKPTGAVVGQQPFGGARASGTNDKAGSWHNLVRWMSPRTIKETFVPPTDHAYPHMG, encoded by the coding sequence ATGGACGCCGTGTTCTCCGTACCCGAGCCGCGCAACGAGCCGGTCCACACCTACGAGCCCGGCAGCGCCGACCGGGAGCGGCTCCAGCGGCGGCTGACCGAGCTGGCCGCCACGCAGATCGAGCTGCCGATGACCATCGCCGGCGAGCAGCGGATGGCCGGCGGCGACCCGATCAAGGTGGTCCAGCCGCACAAGCACGCCCACGTGCTCGGCATCACCGGGCACGCCACCCACGACGACGCCCGCGCCGCGGTGACGGCCGCCAAGGACGCCGCCCCGATGTGGCGGGCGCTGCCGTTCGAGGAGCGGGCCGCGATCTTCCTGCGCGCCGCCGACCTGCTCTCCGGCCCCTGGCGGGACACGCTCAACGCGGCCACCATGCTCGGCCAGTCCAAGACGGTCGTCCAGGCGGAGATCGACTCGGCCTGCGAGTTCATCGACTTCCTGCGGTTCAACGTGTACTTCGCCCGTAACCTGCTGGCCGAGCAGCCGATGTCCTCGCCCGGCGTGTGGAACCGGTTCGACCACCGCCCGCTCGAGGGCTTCGTCTACGCGGTCACGCCGTTCAACTTCACCGCGATCGCGGGCAACCTGCCCTCCGCGCCGGCGCTGCTCGGCAACACCGTGGTCTGGAAGCCGGGCCCGACCCAGCAGTTCGCCGCGCACTTCACCATGCGGCTGTTCGAGGCGGCCGGCCTGCCGCCCGGCGTGATCAACATGGTCACCGGGCGCGGCGAGGAGGTCTCCGACGTGGTGCTCGCCGACCCGGACCTGGCCGGCATCCACTTCACCGGGTCGACCAAGGTCTTCCAGCACCTGTGGCGGACCGTCGGCGAGAACATCGCCCGCTACCGGGGCTACCCGCGGCTGGTCGGCGAGACCGGCGGCAAGGACTTCGTGGTCGCCCACACCAGCGCGGACGTGGACGCGCTGCACACCGCGCTGATCCGGGGGGCGTACGAGTACCAGGGGCAGAAGTGCTCCGCCGCGTCGCGGGCGTACATCCCCCGGTCGATCTGGGAGGGCGGGCTGCGGGACCGGCTCGCCGCCACCGCCGACTCGCTGACCTACGGCGACGTGACCGACTTCAGCAACTTCGGCGGCGCGGTGATCGACGACAAGGCGTTCGGCCGGCACACCGCCGCGCTGGAGCTGATCAAGGGCGACGACAGCTGCCGGATCCTGGCCGGCGGCACCGCTGACGACTCGGTCGGCTACTTCGTCCGGCCGACGCTGTTCGAGTGCTCCGACGCCGGGCACGAGACCTTCACCACCGAGTACTTCGGCCCGATCCTCGGCGTGCACGTCTTCGACGACGCCCGCTTCGACGAGGTGGTGGCCCAGGCCGAGTCGATCGCCCCGTACGCGCTGACCGGGTCGATCTTCGCGACCGACCGCCGGGTGGTCGACCAGGTGGCCGAGAAGATGCGGTACGCGGCCGGCAACTTCTACATCAACGACAAGCCGACCGGGGCGGTGGTCGGGCAGCAGCCCTTCGGCGGTGCCCGGGCCAGCGGCACCAACGACAAGGCGGGCTCCTGGCACAACCTGGTCCGCTGGATGTCGCCGCGGACGATCAAGGAGACCTTCGTCCCGCCGACCGACCACGCGTACCCGCACATGGGCTGA